A single genomic interval of Spinacia oleracea cultivar Varoflay chromosome 6, BTI_SOV_V1, whole genome shotgun sequence harbors:
- the LOC130462461 gene encoding uncharacterized protein has product MGVDKPSLVVDLVEDPLSGIPADVRSQIPAEVARRARSSGAKDKGKDAAAAEDENVPATPHYSSKDRVAICRKVFKAVPAEYVASLPGRKTDAQFGAIQATLLDLFCRMEFCKSWKARTAEELKAQVAESTHHGDYAFKSIEEVRLQMQTTIDLQAKEVAALRSDKAELLKKILAQDKDMVAMVEEAKTAAAEIRALQDQLREYPQVKEAAEEAEHLRGELETARSQVRTLRERLLESYDQGEQATKDAVKHAWESHMSEYDLGWFQRRMEHSAAVLAAERLGQPPPEFVSSDDEDDAAAP; this is encoded by the exons atgggcgtggacaagccgtctctggtggtggacttggtggaggaccctctttcgggaatcccggccgacgtccgctctcagataccggcggaggtggcccgccgagctaggtcttcgggcg ccaaagacaaagggaaggatgcagctgctgccgaggatgagaacgtacctgctactccacactattcgtcaaaggatagggtggctatatgccgcaaggtttttaaggccgtccccgctgagtatgttgcttctcttcctggccgcaagactgacgcccagtttggtgcgatccaggccactcttctcgac ttgttctgccgcatggaattctgcaagagcTGGAAGgcccgcactgctgaggagctcaaagctcaggtggctgagtccacccaccatggtgactatgcgttcaagtccattgaagaggtccgcctgcagatgcagacgaccatagaccttcaagcgaaggaggtggctgcgttgagatctgacaaggccgagctgcttaagaagatcttggcgcaggacaaggacatggtggcaatggtcgaggaagccaagacagcggcggcggaaatacgggcgcttcaggaccagttgcgggagtaccctcaggtcaaggaggcggctgaggaagccgagcatcttcgtggggagctagagacggccagatcgcaagttcgcaccttgcgtgagcgtcttctggaatcctatgatcagggggaacaagcgaccaaggacgctgttaagcacgcctgggagagccacatgtcagagtatgatcttgggtggttccagcggcgaatggagcacagtgccgctgtgttggctgctgaacgtcttggtcagccgccccctgagtttgtatcatctgatgatgaggacgatgcggccgccccctga